A single Cucumis melo cultivar AY chromosome 4, USDA_Cmelo_AY_1.0, whole genome shotgun sequence DNA region contains:
- the LOC103487029 gene encoding auxin efflux carrier component 8, with the protein MISLSDVYHVVAATVPLYVAMMLAYISVKWWKFFTAEQCSGINKFVAKFSIPLLSFQVISDNNLYKMNLQLILADFLQKILAIILLGAITKITSRGGLNWIITGLSLSTMPNTLILGLPVLKAMYGSEADVLLAQIVVLQSILWYNILLFLFEFTTTKAASLAPASEATEIEITQEGRAKEEIEEARDRNGRSLKTKSILLTVARKLIINPNTHATILGLIWSSIRFRWGVKLPVVIDRSISILSTGGLGMAMFSLGLFMGSRTSIIACGTKMTLVAMGMKFLMGPALMAACSLALGLRGRLLRVAIVQAALPQGIVPFVFSKEYNIHPDVLSTGVLLGLLIALPVALAYYYLLSL; encoded by the exons ATGATTTCTTTGTCTGATGTTTATCATGTTGTGGCAGCCACAGTCCCTCTGTATGTAGCCATGATGTTAGCTTACATATCTGTAAAATGGTGGAAGTTCTTCACAGCTGAGCAATGTTCTGGAATAAACAAGTTTGTGGCAAAATTTTCAATCCCACTGTTATCTTTTCAAGTCATTTCAGACAACAATCTCTACAAAATGAACCTCCAGTTGATATTGGCCGACTTTCTTCAGAAAATATTAGCTATTATTCTGTTGGGAGCAATCACTAAAATCACCTCTCGTGGAGGCTTGAATTGGATTATCACTGGTCTGTCTCTGTCAACCATGCCAAATACTCTAATTCTAGGATTGCCAGTATTGAAGGCCATGTATGGAAGTGAAGCAGATGTGCTTCTTGCCCAGATAGTTGTCTTGCAGAGCATTCTTTGGTACAATATATTACTGTTTCTCTTTGAGTTCACTACCACCAAAGCAGCTTCTTTAGCTCCAGCATCAGAAGCCACAG AAATTGAAATAACTCAAGAAGGACGAGCGAAAGAAGAGATTGAGGAGGCAAGAGATAGAAATGGAAGGAGTCTCAAAACCAAGTCCATTCTCTTAACAGTTGCTAGGAAGCTCATCATCAACCCCAATACGCATGCAACTATATTGGGACTCATTTGGTCAAGCATAAGATTCAG GTGGGGAGTAAAACTGCCAGTAGTTATTGACAGATCAATATCAATTCTATCAACTGGAGGACTTGGTATGGCTATGTTCAGCTTAGGTCTTTTCATGGGTTCACGGACTAGCATTATAGCATGTGGCACAAAAATGACACTGGTGGCCATGGGAATGAAATTCTTAATGGGGCCTGCACTTATGGCAGCATGCTCTCTTGCTCTAGGACTTAGAGGCAGATTACTCAGAGTGGCAATTGTGCAG GCAGCACTTCCTCAAGGAATTGTTCCATTTGTCTTTTCCAAAGAGTATAACATTCATCCAGACGTTTTAAGCACAGG GGTACTTTTGGGGTTGCTCATTGCACTGCCAGTAGCACTCGCCTATTACTACTTGCTGTCATTGTAA
- the LOC103487026 gene encoding mitochondrial outer membrane protein porin of 34 kDa has product MGKGPGLYSDIGKRARDLLYKDYQSDHKFTITTYSPTGVAITSSGTKKGDLFLADVNTQLKNKNITTDIKVDTSSNLVTTITVDEPAPGLKAIFSFKVPDQRSGKVELQYLHDYAGISTSIGLTANPIVNFSGVVGSNLLALGTDLSFDTKTGNFTKVNAGLSFANADLIASLTLNDKGDTLSASYYHTVNPLTSTAVGAEVAHSFSSNENTITVGTQHALDPLTSVKARVNNFGKASALIQHEWRPKSFFTVSGEVDTKAIEKSAKVGLALALKP; this is encoded by the exons ATGGGAAAGGGTCCTGGTCTCTACTCTGATATCGGCAAGAGAGCTAGAG ATCTTCTGTACAAAGACTACCAGAGCGACCACAAGTTCACCATCACCACCTACTCCCCCACTGGAGTT GCTATTACATCTTCAGGAACGAAGAAGGGTGACCTGTTTCTTGCTGATGTTAATACTCAGCTGAAGAACAAAAATATCACAACCGATATCAAAGTTGACACAAGCTCCAAT CTTGTGACAACCATCACTGTGGATGAACCTGCTCCTGGATTGAAGGCAATTTTTAGCTTCAAAGTCCCGGATCAAAGGTCTGGTAAG GTGGAACTGCAATATCTCCATGATTACGCCGGAATCAGCACGAGTATTGGATTGACAGCCAATCCTATTGTCAACTTTTCTGGTGTTGTTGGATCAAATCTTCTTGCCCTTGGTACCGATCTTTCATTTGATACCAAAACTGGAAATTTCACCAAAGTCAATGCTGGACTGAGCTTTGCCAACGCTGACCTAATTGCTTCTCTTACCTT GAATGATAAGGGTGATACGTTGAGTGCATCCTACTACCATACAGTGAACCCTTTGACTAGCACCGCTGTTGGTGCGGAGGTTGCTCATAGCTTTTCCTCCAATGAGAACACCATCACAGTTGGCACCCAACATGCACTTGATCCACTGACCTCAGTGAAGGCTCGGGTGAACAATTTTGGGAAGGCAAGTGCTCTTATCCAGCACGAGTGGCGTCCAAAATCATTCTTCACTGTATCTGGCGAGGTAGACACAAAAGCAATTGAGAAGAGTGCAAAAGTTGGACTAGCTTTGGCCCTGAAGCCATGA